One Aethina tumida isolate Nest 87 chromosome 5, icAetTumi1.1, whole genome shotgun sequence genomic window carries:
- the LOC126265510 gene encoding cytochrome c oxidase subunit 6A, mitochondrial-like: MTTIINHLLRRYIQTTVNKTVNKFRVAGPAAISGSREGGFKVWKKLTFLVAFPSIALCGANIWLGHQSQGREQVPFIKYDHLRTRTKRFPWGDGNKSLFHNPHTNALPDGYEH; encoded by the exons ATGACTACCATAATAAACCACTTACTTCGCAGATACATTCAAACCACCGTCAACAAAACTGTGAACAAATTTAGGGTCGCTGGCCCAGCCGCCATCTCCGGCAGTCGCGAAG GTGGCTTTAAAGTGTGGAAGAAGCTGACATTTTTGGTGGCATTCCCGTCCATCGCTTTGTGCGGCGCTAACATCTGGCTTGGTCACCAAAGTCAGGGTCGTGAACAGGTGCCTTTCATCAAGTACGATCATCTGAGAACTCGCACCAAGCGATTCCCATGGGGTGACGGTAATAAGTCCCTCTTCCATAATCCTCATACCAACGCTTTGCCAGACGGTtatgaacattaa